GCAGGCTAAGCTGAGTGCTTGGGCATTTAAAATACTGCCAGagccacttagggtatgtctacactgcccccgTTACAGTGCTGCTGTGGCCGTGCTATGAGGTGGTcagtgcaaaaagaacaggaggacttgtggcacctgagagactaacccatttatttgagcataagcttttgtgagctacagctcacttcatcggatattttccactgaaggcagccgatgcagtgagctgtagctcacaaaagctcatgctcaaataaatgggttagtctctcaggtgccacaagtcctcctgttctttttgtgaatgcagactaacacggctgctactctgaaacatgggcagtgtagacacgctTTGTCACCGGGGGAAGAGCTCTCCCGGTGATTAAAAAAATCCACCCTGCACAGGCTGTGGTAGCTTTATTACCGGGAACGCGGCTCCTGGCGATGAAGCATGGTCTACACTGATGCTTTCCTGCACTAAAACTTGTCACTTAGAGggctgttttttcacacccctgaatgactaaAGTTTTAGCACCAAAAGTGGCAGCGTGGACACAGCTTTAGTAACCAACTGAGTCCCACAGAAGTTTGGTTTGTTAATTGCAGCCTCAGAGCTAGAAGTAGAGCTGTGTATTCTTTCCTCCTCCACTagtaatgagaaaaaaaattcatgtCAAACTAAAATGGCAATTTTTCAGAGATTTACAGCAAATAAATGTCAATATTTAGAGGTGGGTcaacatgaaacattttgtttcaacctGAAACTTTCATGTTGATTTCATGTATTATCCGCaaaggactagattcacaaaatcatgatgtggggaggagaagaggaccTCTCTTAGAACCATGGTTTTTTTATGCTCCTAGGCTACAGAAGACCCAGGGTCACTTTTACCTTCTGGCTGATGTACACAAGGCATTTGAACTTGGGGCTCCTGCATCGTGGGAGTGCCTTAGTGCCCCTGGGGTATTTCTCAGTCTAGCCTGATTAAACAGTTTAATGCTACTGTGAGCTTGTCTCCCCCAGATCCTAGGCAAGTCTATCCTCCAGGCTACATCACTCACTCCTCCGGCCTAATGACTGTTACAAGTTGCCAGCATGGACCCCCACCTCAGAGTTAAAGGTGATGAGAGAGCTCCAGCATCGTTTTTCTGACAAATGCCCTGCATTGAAAAGTTTCAGGGCAAATAAAAAAGTTGACATTACTGAAACCGCAACATGAGATTGGCTAtgctgggttagaccaatggtccatcgagGGTTCTGTCTGACAGGAGCCAGTACCAGGCCTTCACGGGGAGCACAGACGAGGGCAATAGGAATGAGCCACCTGtcttctcctcccagctcctggcaatcagaggtttagggtcacatCTCTGACTGTATTAATCAATAGCCATTGGTGGATTTATCTTCCAcgaatttatctttttttttttttagcccagttaatacttttggccatcacaacatcccctggctatGGGTTCCACAGGTTATGTGTGCATGGTGTCTAAATGTACTGCCTCATGTTTGCCTTAaggctgctgcctattaaattgggtgacccctggtttttgtattgtgggagatGGTATATAAAACTTCTCTGTTCATTTTTTACACATCTGTATTATATACCCCttaatctcttttctaaactgaactgaCCTAGTCATTGTagtctctcctcacatggaagcctttccatacccttgatcatctttgttgcccttctctgtaccttttcagagatggggcgaccagaactggacagagtattcaaggtgtgggcacatCATGgatttctatccctttcctaataggcCCTAACACTGTTAGCCTTTTGGGCTGGGCTGCTACTGTGCAGAGAGCTGAAGTTTCCAGAAACATTGAGTTTTCCCACTTCAGTcaaaactatttggcaaattaGACCTATTTGCAAATAATTTAAGGTTGACCAAAACTGCTGTTTTTCAGCACCTACactgccaaaaaaacccaaacccctctccccgccccttctcccagtTCTGTTCAGAAGTGATAGAATCCAATGGGATCTGCTTGGTTTACATCTTACAGCTTGTCTGGCCCAAAGGGTAGATAATCAGCATAGGAAAGAAGCAGCTGCTTCCACATTGTCATCAGTCCCTGCACAGCTTTGACTCTGTCTTTTCAGAAAGCCTCCTGCTGAAATGTTTGCCTGGCTTGTGCTATTCCAGGGATCCAGAACAACTCACTTGCCCACCCACCTTCTTTGAAGGCAGGCTGCCCTGGCAGAAGTGAAGCCTTAAACTCACTCCTGTCCTGTAACCTATGTGGTGGGAGGTGAGGTTAAGGTTACCCAGCACCCCCCCTACCCACACACCTATGGCAGCGTTGCTCCTTTCTTGCAGTGAAGTCCCGTAGGTTCAGTTAACCCTTTTCACGTCCGAGTCAAACTCCCTGGGCACTGTTGAGCAGAGTGCTGCAAGACGCCAGAGCTGTTCTGGACAGCAAGGGAAGAAGTGCtgctgtgggagggagagatggCCAGAGCAGCAGGGCTAGCAGTCATTTCCGAGGAGGGACAGTGCATCGGCTCCTATTGCCATGGAGCCAAAGGACACGAGAGGGGAGAGGAGTGCCCTCTGTCCTGACTAGCTATGGAGCGCATACAGCACTGCTGCATCTCCAGGGGCGCAGGCAAAGCTAGGAGACTTCAGGAATGCAAGCACTGCAGCACACAGATGACCAGACCTACTGTAGAAAGCCACCGCACAAGCTTCTCCCCCGCTATGCCAGTGCGGCTCGGCCCTGCCTGCCACCAGAGCAGATGGACCACAGCACACTTGTACAAGGGTTAGCTCTCCAGCCAGGGCAAGTGAAGCTCCCCTTCCCCTGAAGAGAGATAAGCCAGGTGCAGATTGTGTCAAACATAATTATATTCATAGCAAAAATAGGCTTTTTCTGTAGCTTCCACACAACGTTCTCTCCACACAAGTAACCAGGTTGACCTCACACTGGcctcccagtccctgcccctccaGACTCCAGTTACTAGGAAGGTCCCAGCTGTGTCCTCATGCCCCAAAAAAGCTCTTTGGAGAAGGGGCCTCTGTACACAGCCCTTACCTGAATCTCCCTCTGAAGCTGGGCCAGCCACCGAGCCAAGGACAGCCCAGCACAGCATGCTCTCCTCCAGCCAGAGCGGTAACAGGTAAGGCAGGTTGTTACTCCTCAGTCCCTCCCAGGGTCACAAGGAGTGTTGCAGCATATGGATCTTGCCCATGGCAAAGAGAATGAGGTGCAGGCCCGTGTGTGCATTGTAACTGTGGGTGGAGGCTGGTCAGTCTGGAGCTGCTGCAGTCCTAGGGCTGCCATCCCCATAACAGGAGGTGATTGAGGCTGTTCCAGTTGACCTGACCGATCAAGAGCAAACAGGCCCATGGCCCACATGGCAATACCGAgcagcaagtgacccatcccAAGGCTAGTGCAGCATGGGCTAGGACCCAGCTCATGTTTGGATACAATGACCCCCCTGGGCTATCTGTAGAAAGGGGGGCTCGATAGGAGACCCAGAGGGTGGGATGCAGGTCCAAGAGCCCAGCTCTATAGAAGTGAAACATTCCAAGCAGCcacctccaggagctgggggcaaGAGCCTGTCCCTGGGAGAATTCAGCCTGTTGATCACTGCACCTCCTCAGGAGTACCACAGCTTGACCTGTACTCAGCATGGTGCTGCCGGGAGGTTGGCAGCATAGCCAAGAGCATATGCAGGAGGCTGGTTTCCCTCCAGTACTGTGCTGGGGAGCGGGAGGATCTGCTCGTCTCTGAGAACCTGGGTCATAACCAGtgctcctccctcctgctcctgtGACTAAAGGAGTTTCAGAACACACCCACAAGCCACCCTACCAACTGGGATACTCCACAGTAACTTCATCAccccacagctgctgcttctgaCCAGCCAGCCATGCCCAGTGTGATGCTGCTGCAGTGCCGGAAAGGAAGCAAGCTtgctgctctgccccagggctggaacGCATACAGGATCCTGCACTGGGCTGCCCTCATGGGCAGGCTCCTTGTGCTGCTTGGGTGAAGGGGCTTCCACTGTGGATGGTTAGAGCCCATCTCTTTGAAGAGAGACATGCCCTCAACCTGcccatccttccctccctgccccaagtcTTTGGGAGTCTGCCATGGACACATTCACGTCTCCAGCTTCACACCGAGATCACAGCAACACGGAGTTGCCTCACAGCTTGGTAATTGCACATAACAAGGTCACTCATCGTGCCCCATAGAAACAGAATAGTCAAGTAAGTTAGAGAAACCCATCGCAGTCAGTTCTAGCCCGATGGTTCAAGTATGGAGTCCATGGAGAGGTAGGGATGCGTGCACCACCCCTGCCATAACCGAGCCACCCCTGCTCTCTAGGAGATCATATACTGGGTAATTGCTCGCAGTGCATACAGGAGCTCAGCTTGCATTCTGGCTTCCAGGATGAGAAGGTTCACGTGGACCTGAGGGAGCAAAAGACGGGCTTAGGCTTGGTGCAGTTTGCTCAGCGCACTGACCTGTGAGCACGACTGTCAGGGCAGGTCTAGAGGGGGCAGCCCCAGGACACTGAGCCCTTCACGCCCAGTGTTTAAATGCTAATGGAGTCCTTCTGGCCTGGGCAGGGAGTCAGTCAGCCTGTGTGGAGAGGATGGATTTGCAATGCTAGAGATCTGCTAATGCTGCAGGGCTATGAGCTGCCTGCACTGGAGAAGCTGTGAGAGGGAGGGATGTTCAAGTAGATCCAGACCAAGCCCTGTATGGACTTCATGGCCCAGTGGATTCAACTGTTCTGGGGGTTTTATTAGACCACAagttccctcccacccacagcctgCTGTCATCTCTGCAGGAGCAACTACAGAGAATGTGGTAGTCAGGGGCCCCGTCTGCCAGAGCCTCCCAGAGAGGCTCACTCCAGTAGGAGAGCAGCTTCTCCTCACATGCGCCTTGCAAGCAAGACTGGTGCCGAGAACAATTCTGCCCTTCAAGGTAGACACGGACCATATGCAGAGGCTTTGCTTCTCCCGGGTGACTGCAGCTGTTCAACATTGCGCAGCTCAGCACAGGTCGCAGTACAGCAGAGCACAACTAGTGTCCCAAGATTGCTTGCAGCTCCATCAGTGACGAGGCCTCCAAGAGTCTCACTCCCTGATGCCCAGTTCCAGCCCCACAGGAGCACCCAAGTCCTGTGTTCCCTGGATCCTCCCTGACACCTCTTTGGTTTGAAGGAAGGACCTTGTGCGGCAGCTCTGATCCCTTCCCACCATTGGGCTCAACCCAACAGCTGCACAAGCTTCCCTTGAAGCACTGCTGGCTCCAAAAACTGGCCAAATAGACTACATGGAGATATTAGATGTGCCATGCTCTCCTCTGATCCCCTGTACCTTTTCACTGTGCTTGAACTGCTTCCAGAACCGGCCAAACATTTCTGGGTTAGTCTTCTCTGGGTAACAAGTCACAGTTTTAATGTAAACTTTGAGCATCCGCTCCAGAAAGTGATTCACTTCTGCGTAATCATAGTCGTCGTACCTGTGGGAAGAGTTCCAGTGAGAACCAGCTTCCATGTGCCCACCTGCCACAACCTTCTCTGGGATCAGGAcagcagccagaggagctggAGTGACCGCTTGTATCAGGCCCCTGCTACTCACGGATCTGGAGGCACTAGGCTTACATACAGGAGTGACAGTAGCTGACAGCTGGAGATGTAACACAACACCTTGGTTCAGGGGCaatggaagctccctaaaagggggtggggggcgcgccACTGGTACCAAAAACATGGCCCCGCCCCCATgtcaccccttctccccaagccgcccctttcccccactccccacttgctcctctccacaCCCCGCTCACTCTTATGGCTGGTAAAAAGCGAGGGTACAGCAAAATAATTCTGCTGCTACCTAACGTAAACCATACCCGAGCCACTCCCACACAACATCCTgagaaggggttggggggagcacCATGGGCAACCCCATCATCCCAAAGCTCCGCCAGGTATGAAGGCTCATGTCAACCTATCCCTGTTGAATTCCTCACTGACTCTCTTAACCGGCCTGGAAGATGTCCCAGAAGGTTGGGGAACAGAGATAGCTGTAATGTCCCCATTTCTCAGgccaagctcccctcccagaTGGATCACACATATACTACGAGTTAGATTTTCTCCAGTGACAACCCCTTGTAGGCCTTGCACTGAGACCCTTCCCCCTGGCCCTGTAGGGCTGGGATACCTGATTCCAAACATGCAGTGGATATAGTTCCAGATGCCCCGTTTGAAGACAGAAGATTCACAGCCTTGCCGCTTGGCCATGGCATTGCTCTGGAGACCGTCAACTGTACGGAACTTCTCATCCAGGAGGTGGCCAACGTCAGAGTAGAGTCTGTTTACCAAAGAGAATCCATGGTCTTCCCAGGAGTAATCCTGCCAAACAGAGCAAGATGCCTTCAGCGCCAGAGAGGGAACTCAGCGCAGGTGCCCCATGAAATGAGCCAGTGGAAAAGCCACCGAGGCTGAAAGCGGTGTTGTGTCAGTGTCTCTTATGTCTCAGAAAGGGCAAGCTCTTGCTGGAATCAGAACAGCAAGAGGTTTTCCTGCTTTGCTAGCAGCCTCTAGTGGAGCTGTCAGGTGCAAGAGGACATCTGATCCTGCTATTGGAACTTTGGTGACTTTGTATCAGGCCCCTGCTGCTCACGGATCTGGAGGCACTAGGCTTACATACAGGAGTGGCAGTAGCTGACAGCCGGAGATGTAACACAACACCTTGGTTCAGGGGCAATGGAAGCTCCTGAACAGAATctggctcctcccccagagctgtgCTGGATCTGCAACAGCAGAATACTCATCTGTCCCCAAGGTCAGTAGTTCTGACTCATCTCTCTCCACAACCTGCTTCTTGTAAGATGGGGCATCttgacagtcacttttcagagtgacGCCGCACCAGGACAGTGGCTGGTGTAGCCCTCTCTCACTCTGGTTTACATGGCCCCCTGTGGATGCTGCTGTTTTAATCTAAGGCATGTGAGCCTAGCGCAGCTGCACGGCATGCTGTCACCCTACTGTTGACACGGACAGAGATCCTGGGCCCAGACTCTGCTCCTGCCTTCCAGGGTCaccccattaaaaaaaagaacaaaacactcACCTGGACTCTAAATATCTGGGTCTGATCTTCATCTCGCCTGGCAAAGTCCTGGTATCCAAAATCAGGGTCCTGCACATAGCAGGAGAGATCTGTGGCTCTGACGATTTCCCCATCAAAATCTGAGGGAAAAAGAGCCCACCGCCACCCACAGGGGAGATTACAACAGATCTGCCACAAGTTtatgctgcttctctgcagcatTCAGCAGCAAGGGGCATGGTCtccctccagagagatctcctggGGCATGGAATCCCAACCCCCCACAGCATTACTGCCCCTCTGAGCTTGCAGAACCAGCTAAGAGTCAATCGCAGCCAAGCGCTCTGGTACGTGTTTCATGAGCGTTACATCCCATCTAAACCATTCTCCCAGGGCAAAAAGGATTCTTACAACGTTCCCTGGGGCTTTCTTCACTTTTGAAACAGACGAATCAATGGcacttcctttccctcccttggGGAAAGAGGTCGCTTCAGCATCATTACTTTGCAGGTTCCCTACAGGCACATTTGTGATTTCCTCTGCTATTCCTACTCTTTATGGTCCTGGAAAACATCAGTCCTCTCCAATGATCTGGAAGGGTGTGAATTAACCAGTGTTAAGGACACAAACCCCCAATTCCAcactcctgcagcccccaccagATACTCTGCTTTGCAAGGAGCTTGGAGGTAACTCTTTGTAGTACATCCTTCTAGTCCTACAAAGAGAGGAGAGTCCTGGGTGGCAACTGCAGCCTCTACAGGGACAGGCCTAAATTGGGGGCTTGCCCTTCTCCTGGCAGAGACCTCTGGGGtgtcagatctccagcctgccccTTTGGATTACCTTCCTCTCTGTCTTGTTGCGGTGGCCTCATTTCCTCTCGGCCCTCACTCTCCAGGTGGATCCTCTGAATACGTTCCCGGAGCGATTCTAGCTCCACACAGGAATCCAGAGACTGCGTGGGAAGACATTACACAACTCTTAATCAGCCAGCAGTCCTCGTTCTGCTGGCCCCCTGGCCGCTGGGAAAGTTAAATCCTTGGTGGCTCACCCGTTTGCGGTTGATGTGCAGCAACTCCAGATTACAGCTGTTCCCGCTGGCGGACTCACAGAAACACTGGTTCCCTGGCAACGTTGACTTCAGTATGCTCCTGCCATCCAGCCACTCCAGCTCACAGCCACAACCAAAGACAAAGCTGGCAAGAGCATGGTAATGCGCCACGAGGACCACAGCGTGGACCAGCTCTGCCAGAGACCAGCTCTGCTCACTGATCTTCAGCAGCTTCTGTGGGGTAGGTCAGACAGAAACTGATAGCACAGCAAGAAAACAGACTGGGTTACTGGCTGCCCCGTCCATCAAGTGACTCACCAAGGTCTCCTCCCTCGTCATGCAAGGCCCCCTCTCGAAGGAATCTGCCAAGGGGGCCATGCATgatgggaggagtggggagctcTCAGCCCTATGTTCCCTTCTCATTCCGGTCTCTGTAATCCTGCCCATCAGCCCACACCCAGACTCTTCACATCCATGTCCCACGTGCAGTTACCTCTATGTGTTCCTTGCTGATGAGCCAAGGCCGATGAGCCAGGATCTTGTTGATCTCATTAAGATTGCGGAGTTTGGGAGGGATGAAGTCCAGGCCCCGCAGCCACTGGGGATCTCCCCCCACTCGCAGGAACTGCAGCATGTGCAGATTCACCAGATACCAGCACTGGTGCCGAGCAGCTGCCTGCAAGAGCAACTCAGACCCTGAGTGCATGAAGCATGGCCCTAGCAGCTTCTCCAGAGAACAGTGCAGTATCCACAGGGCCAGGGGCCCCACCCAGATAACCAGCACGAGCAACTTTCTGAAGACTCCAGCTGAGCATGAAGTCCAAGGCCACCCACCCAACGAGAAACTTTGGCGTCTAGCTAGGGCCAAGCCACAAAGGATATTCCAAACTCCTGCAGAGGGATGCAGAGACAGAACCTAACtgaggccttcagcagggagaggTGACCCCAGACTCTGGCAGCACAGAATAATGGCGACCGAGGGCAGAGCTCACCCTTGCCTCCTCCATCACTGAGCTTCCTATGGAGACGTGGGAGGTACTAGACACTGGGCATCAGCCAAGCTAAGGGTTGAGGGCTCCACAGGCTACCGTTATGCCCTGGCAGGCTGTTGCCATAGGAAGGAGGCCTTTACTTCAGCTGCTTTCCAAGAAGCGAGGGTTTGGCACGTACCATGATGGCGATGTAGTGTCTGCAGGCAAACGGCAGCGGGCCGTCCATGTGAAGCAAGTAGTGCTGTATCTTGAGGAAGCTGTCCAGATACTGCGGGTGGTACCCCATCTGCTGTGTCACTGCCTCCAGGCGCCCCCGGCTGGCCAGCGCTTTCACAAACAGGAACTGGGGACGCTCTTGGTCGCTACTGGTCATCTTCACTACCTGAGGGAGACAGAGGCCCAGGATCAGAGTGGGCCCACTCCAGCAGGAGCTGGCTTTCACTTGGGGGCTTGGAGTCTGCTGGAGAGCTGAGAGAGGCTGAAATAGCACCAGTCCCAACATCGCAGCAGTTGGCCCTTGTAAGCACGCCCATGGCTAAGAGAGCTAAGCAGTAAATGTCACAAAGGGGAAGCTGAGGTTCCCTTGTTTCGGGGCAGATTCTTCCTATACGGTCCTTGACCCAAGCCCGCTAAAGGGAAGGCCAGGGGTTTGGACAACAGCCATTTCTCTGGTCAGAGACTGCCACGCTGGGTTTGGGATTCCAAGCAAGGCTGAAACAGGAGGCCAATACTGGCTACAAAGCGGGGAGCTTGTTTGTAACAGGCATGACTTTACCCTCTTGTTAAACTGGAAGCTGCCTGAGTCATGTCCAGTTCGTGTGTGGAGCAGTCTCCCCACGGAAAGGGCTGGAAGCACCACCGCTTGGGGGCTCGAATAGTGGATGAAGCTCTGGAGAATAGGAGTAATCTTGCTTCTGCCCAATGGGGCTGGAACAAGAGGGATTCAATAGGGCTTTTCCATTTCAGTGCACAAGGCCTTTATCCCTACTCAGAAAGCGCTCTCAAAATCTTGGAAGCAGCGCTCCTGTGCCGGTCTGGCTTTCTAGGGATGGCTAGTGCCTCTGGGCCTCTGGCTTGTGTCAGGAGAACGGGAGCACCTGTGGGGCCAACAGTCCCATTCAAGAGTAGTGACTCAGCTCCTTTTGCATCCTTTTGAGAAGAATGCTGGAGGCAGGGAATATCCAGCTCACTCAATACTGGCGGGAGGGCCCACACCTCCTCAGAGCAGCAAGTTGAGAGTACAAACAGTGGTGTCCTAGGTCCTAGGatttcccctccctgcaggggAACGTGGCCACAGGCAGTTCGCAGAGGAGCCAGTGCCCAGCTGTGTCATTCCAGTGAGGAGTCCAACTGTATGGGAGAAGGTCAGGGACTACAGGGCAATGCACATGAACCCCATTATCCTCTTACAGCAAGTGCTTCTGGCCAAGGGTTTCTTTCTTATGTTCCTTGTTACCATGGCATCTGGTCACCATGGTCACTCACCCCAACAAGCGAGAGGCACACCTACTTTTACTGTGGGAGTCTGAAGACAGGCATAACCTCTCACCTTTTTTGGTTAGCAATTAAGCACTCCTCCCCCAGTCACTCCCTTCTGCAAGCCCCCTTGGCTACATGCAGCAACAGGACCCATTAGGGAGTTTAAAGAAGAAGCCACTCCTCAACCAGAACCTGCCTGAGAGCTTGCTCTTTTGGGAAGACTGACTCGCACAGTTAATGCGGTGAAGAGATCAACACTGAGATgtttctctccccagccctctcccgcAAAACTGTGAGCTTACACTCACTCAGCCCATAGTGCTCGTCAGCtccagacagcccctgccccaccaagGCCGCTGCAGGCCTTGGAGTTAttctctctggccaggaggtgaaGCCTCAGGAAGGCCAACACACGCTCTTGATCCTTATAAGGATGATGTGTGATCAGAACAGCAGAAAGCAACAGAGGACATAAATGCTAGATAAAGAAAGCAGGCacttgccccctgcccccttccccactttcaacccccagctccctctggTCTTCACAGGTAGTTCGGCATGAAGACCACCTGACTACTGGTTTGTTCTCTTCTGCTTACAGAGCCAGTCCCAGGCCAgccaagggaggggaggaggagcaatG
This DNA window, taken from Caretta caretta isolate rCarCar2 chromosome 9, rCarCar1.hap1, whole genome shotgun sequence, encodes the following:
- the LOC125643232 gene encoding sestrin-3 isoform X1, giving the protein MILCPPSTEHPRGNQCQRLQGQVVKMTSSDQERPQFLFVKALASRGRLEAVTQQMGYHPQYLDSFLKIQHYLLHMDGPLPFACRHYIAIMAAARHQCWYLVNLHMLQFLRVGGDPQWLRGLDFIPPKLRNLNEINKILAHRPWLISKEHIEKLLKISEQSWSLAELVHAVVLVAHYHALASFVFGCGCELEWLDGRSILKSTLPGNQCFCESASGNSCNLELLHINRKRSLDSCVELESLRERIQRIHLESEGREEMRPPQQDREEDFDGEIVRATDLSCYVQDPDFGYQDFARRDEDQTQIFRVQDYSWEDHGFSLVNRLYSDVGHLLDEKFRTVDGLQSNAMAKRQGCESSVFKRGIWNYIHCMFGIRYDDYDYAEVNHFLERMLKVYIKTVTCYPEKTNPEMFGRFWKQFKHSEKVHVNLLILEARMQAELLYALRAITQYMIS
- the LOC125643232 gene encoding sestrin-3 isoform X2; this translates as MTSSDQERPQFLFVKALASRGRLEAVTQQMGYHPQYLDSFLKIQHYLLHMDGPLPFACRHYIAIMAAARHQCWYLVNLHMLQFLRVGGDPQWLRGLDFIPPKLRNLNEINKILAHRPWLISKEHIEKLLKISEQSWSLAELVHAVVLVAHYHALASFVFGCGCELEWLDGRSILKSTLPGNQCFCESASGNSCNLELLHINRKRSLDSCVELESLRERIQRIHLESEGREEMRPPQQDREEDFDGEIVRATDLSCYVQDPDFGYQDFARRDEDQTQIFRVQDYSWEDHGFSLVNRLYSDVGHLLDEKFRTVDGLQSNAMAKRQGCESSVFKRGIWNYIHCMFGIRYDDYDYAEVNHFLERMLKVYIKTVTCYPEKTNPEMFGRFWKQFKHSEKVHVNLLILEARMQAELLYALRAITQYMIS